The following nucleotide sequence is from Triticum dicoccoides isolate Atlit2015 ecotype Zavitan chromosome 7B, WEW_v2.0, whole genome shotgun sequence.
NNNNNNNNNNNNNNNNNNNNNNNNNNNNNNNNNNNNNNNNNNNNNNNNNNNNNNNNNNNNNNNNNNNNNNNNNNNNNNNNNNNNNNNNNNNNNNNNNNNNNNNNNNNNNNNNNNNNNNNNNNNNNNNNNNNNNNNNNNNNNNNNNNNNNNNNNNNNNNNNNNNNNNNNNGGGGTCTAGTTATCATGTCTACAAGACACTTGAATTCATGCCTTATGTCCAAATGAATTTAGAGAATTATTAGTGGGGAGGACGGTCTCTGACTTGATCTTATCAAGGCAAAATATCTACAAGGTTAACCATTTGCCACCTATCTTATAGGTCAAAGGGTCTCATTTTTGGCTAGTGATTGAGGCCGTCAAACCTTAGTTCCGGTTAGGGTGTACATGTTAGTAGGGGATAGCATAGACACACTTTTTTGGCTTGACCGGCGGTTGGGCGATCAATCTATCCGAGACCGTAACTCGACATTGTTTGGTATCTCCAGCCAGCCGTGGATCCTCATCGCAGCGACCATTGGGAATGATTCTGGGAGCCTCTCATTCAGACAATCACTGGGGCCTCCCGAGTTAGAGGAGTGGAAGGTCTTTACCATGGAGCTCGGGCGGCGTTGTCTAATGAACTAGATTCAGTCTCTTGGGCTCTTGAGCCTTCGGGTTGATTCTCCACAAAATCCTCGTATGACAGGATTGCGGCGGGTCAGGGGCCCAAGAAACTCATGGAATTTTGGAAATTTAGATTGCCCCCACACATTAGGATTTTCCTTTGGCAACTGATTCGAGGGAGCCTGCCGGTGGGAGACCAGTTTATGAAACGTAATGGTCCAGGTGATGGTTGTTGCCCCTTATATGAGGTTGATGAAGTCATCAACCATATCTTCTTCTCTTGCATCTCTGCAAAATTCCTTTGGAGTTGCGAAAGGGAAGTGTGGGGAACATGTGGTATCGTGTCAACAACTTTTTGGATGCGTATCAGATCATCTCGGCTGGCTTTGGCCGGGTCCGCCTCTTGTAGTGGGTGGCTTTGGGACCTTATCTTGGACACTCTATTGTATTTGGAATAATCTTATCACTGAACATTTCGTCCCGTCAAAGGCCACTGATGCTATATACTCCCTCGATTCTAGAATATAAGGTGCATTGATTTTCATGCAAGTCAAATTTGAAtatttgaccaagattatagaaacAAACAAAACATCTACAATACGtaatagataaaatatgaaactattTTTCATGACGGATCATATGATATAATTTTCGTATTGTGGcattgatatatttttctaaacTCTCGGTCAAACATGCACTCGTTTGACTTAAAAAAACAAAtgtaccttatataaaggaacagagggagtccAATTTGTTGTTTCCTCCAACAATGAAAGTCGCTAAGCAAGAGATGTGATTGTGCGGCGATTGACGCCATGCAGAAGGACTTCAAGGCTTTGGCTTCTTGCTTGGCTCCTACTACTCGTTGGCCTTGAGGGCCTTTCCTTGTTGTTTGGGCTTATATTGTTAAGTTGGTGGCCCCAacatgtatctttcttttattacttAAGTTTCTTTCTAAACCTTGTTTTCTGCTACTGTACACTTGTACTGTTTGATGGTTGTATAAGCAGGGCAAGAGTGTTTTTCGATAATCTCACGGAGGAATATGTCCCATGGCCTATATCATATTTGTTTATTTAACTAAAAGAACCAGTGATGAAATTAGATAACATAAAAGGTTCTTAAAATACGATGACAATCCGATTCTCAGAAACATCCTCGTCTTCCGCGTCTCGTACATGTTGATGGCGCGTCGAAAATGCCACATCTAGAGTCCGGCCCTACCTGTTGAATATGAGAGTAATATCCACGTAGAGTTGAGAAGTCATCGGTCTCTACCAGAAGCGTGGTTGATGTATATCCCAAAGGACCCACAACCCAAAGAAGAAGGCGATATTGGGTCCAATGACAAATCCTTGCAGCCCTTGACGTCTCCGCCACTCCAGGAAGGGAGAGTTGAGGAGGACGATCCTTGACTTGATACTCGAAGCCCACTTTGATGCCGTTCCTACAACCCCGGCGCCACCGTGTGGGAGACTAAAATGCGGACCTAGATCTAGGCTGCACACATATGAGTTCATAGATCCGCCACCAATGGGGAATGAAACCGTCATATCTAGGACCCCATCGTCTTTCTTAACCATGATTGATTTTCTGAATTTTTAGATCTACACCCTATGGAACATCCTATTTTCTTTTCCTGTACTATCCTTTTCCTCTAGCACCGCATCCATATCAATCCAACCTTGTCTCCATCAGCACTAACACATCCGGTATCGCGCCACCTCGAGCTTGTCATGCTGCCCACTATGTATCAATCCATCCATAGGGGTTTGTTGGTTTTATGCTCATGCACTGATGCACGCCGAAGTTTGAGTGATTGCCATGTCACCTTAGACATCACCAAGACTTGTTAGTAAAACATGCAAAATCTTTTTGGAGGGTGGTTAAGTGACCATGTATTTGTGAAAGCAAATGACAGTTTTGGTAGGTTTTTGCAAATTGAGGGAGTTTGCATACTGAAATTCGCTATTTTTGAAATACGCAATAACTTCCGCAAGAATCATAGGAGTAGTACAAAGGAAGATCGATATAAAATCATAAAAACGTGCGGACGGCCGGGCAACCTGAATATGCTCACGCGGATGGTGCTGTTACGTACCCTGTGGGAATTGCTTGTTAACGCATGATGCACTCAATTGCACAAATCATAGTGCTCCATTTCAGAGGTCGTTAGAGCATGCAAGTGCAGATCATGGGCATTTGACGTTGATGAAGTTAGGTCTGATATGACTTGCTTTTGGTGCCAGTCGCGGCCTAGATCGAGGCTAGCTAGAGCCATCAACATGCTATTTTGTGCTGGAGTCTGACTCGTTGTCACAAAAGGCACCTGCATCCTCACATGATCAATCAAGACAACATATCCAACGGCAAGGCATCACAATTCGACCAGTCAAGGACATCTTACAGTCGATTAGTTGAAGACATCATGGGCTCCAAGAATCAAAGCCAGATGCATGTATAACAACATGATCGATCTTATTGTAGTTGCGTCATTGACAGTTTTTCTTTTTGAACTGTGTGAGCAACTGAGCAACCTGCCGGCGGCGACTCTGTAACTAATTCGTGTACCGGCAGTCGCGGCGTATCTCGCCGTCGGCCGCCGTCTTGACCCCTACCCTGCCGAGCTTGGTCATGGCGACGGTGAAGTCGTAGAAGAAGGTGCCTTGGTTGGACGCGTAGTAGTTGACGGTGCCCCGTGACCTCGGGTCCGTGTACAGCACCTGGTCGGAGCCCAGGAGGCCCCTGCCGCCCTGCAGGTTTTTGTAGTAGGAGTTGTCGAATCCCAGCGGCGTCGGGTCGAGGAAGGCGGAGCTCTGGCTGCTGGTGCAGGTGCCCCGGAGCTGCGCCGCGAAGCCCGAGTCCATGGTCGGGTCGGTGCCGATCCTAGACTGGAAGAAGCTGCAGTCTGCCGCGCCCATGGTGTGGCCACCTGAATTCGCGCGCAAGTGATGCGATCGTGCAGCCAGCGAGATTGTCAACAGGTTGGCGTGTGTTGCAAATGGCGCGCAGGAGAAGTTGACGAGTACTAGTTCAGTTACCTGAGAGTGCGATCATGTCGGTCTGGGAGAGGCCCAAGCCTGAGAAGAAGCCGTTGAGCTTGTCGAGGTTGAAGTCGACGTGCGGCAGCACCACGCTGCTCTTCGTCGAGACCTTCCCGTCGTACCTGCCCAGCTCCACCTGGTAGTACGGCCCTCCGCTCTGGACGACGGATTCTCGTGCGGCGAGGGCGAGTATGTCGGCGCAGGACACCTTGTAACGGCACTGCGGGTCCTTGTCGACGGCGGCCTTGGCGTCCAGGACCGTCTGGAAGCCCTGCGGCTTCAGGGACTGGTCGTCCGGGCTCCCCCACTCGTCGTCGCCGTTCGAGTTCACGATCATGACCGACGCATCGCAGCCCTGCAACGTGCACAGCAAATTATAGATACCTACGTCATCAACTCATCAAGTCGACATGTATCTACAAGAGCGAGCTCAATTGGTCAGTGATCAGGTTGTGTACCCTGACGGCGCAGTCATGGAAGAAGAGCCTGAGCGTGGCCCCCGCGGAGATTTGGGACTGGGCCATGGACTGCCTGACGGAGTTCCGGACAATGGTCTCCAGGTTGGGGCAGATGCTGGCGTAGTACCCCGGCCTCAGCTGCGCGGTGGCGAACGGCGAGCGGAGCGCCaccacgacgacggcggcggcgagggaggctaACCATCCAAGGTTCGCCATGGGTCGATCGGCCCCTTTGAATTGCTTCGCGAAGACTGTTTGCCTTTGCGTGCTCTTCCAAAAGTGTGGCTCGTGCCTTGCCGGTTTTAGCTCGATCGAGATATATGGAGGTTGCACGTGGGGTTATATAGCCCAGAGCCGGAGACCGACAGATCCAATCCTCGCCGCTTGAGCAACAGCTAGATATTTGCCACTTGGGGTTTGGTCAAAGTGGCATGTACGTAGGGGATAATGCTCGTGCATGGTGATCAAGACACAGCTCATTTAACACGGTGTGTACGTAACGGCCGGAAGTTCAAAGCAGAGGAATTGGTTATGCAGGTTGCAGCTATATAGACGTACGTGCCGTTGCATGCTGACGAACGAGCTGTTCCTCCCTCAACCAGTAGGATGTTCTcaacttctttttttcttttcaaaacggaggcaaagattgcctcatctattaataAAGCAGAAGaaaattgcccagttaattacggAAAACCGGGCAAAAACCGGAACAACAAGGGCCAAGTTCACTCCCATAAACTGAAACACACAGGGCAAAGCCTACCCTCATCGACGACATGTCGACCTCCGGACAGACAACGCAGCTCCGATTCTGACGAAAAACTCAGAAGAACGAAACCAGGCACGACTGGCGCCACGGAAGATCGCCGAAAGGCCACAAGCAGCCAGTCATCGTACACCACAGGGCCTCGCCGCCGCAGCTTCGACTCCATAGCAACAAACAAACCGAGGCAATACCGTGGACACGCCGGAGAAGAGCAGACTATCGCAACCATTGCCGCGTCGCCGACATCGCTCCCaccatcatcgttgccacagaagTCTGGACGCCACTGCGATTctctcggggccgccgccccgacatccacCGCTCCGTCGCGCCCAGCGCAATCAACCGGCACCACCTtctggggccgccgccccgacataccACCGCTCCGCTCGAGCAGCAACGCCGCACAACCCAGCTGCCCGCAGCCCACGCTGCCCAGGGCAACCGCTCGCAGACCACGAACGTCGCACcacatccggggccgccgccccgacgcaAAGTCAGACCGCCCCCTCTGGAACGCGTCGACCGGACCGACAAGCCTGCCACCCAAGTGGCCCAAGATTGCCACCCAAGCAAGGCCGAGCCGTCGCCCCGCCCCATGGAGCCGCCCCGCGCATCACTTTTCGAGGCCGCCGCCTCGGCGCACATCAGCCGTCCGGGGCCGCTGCCCCGGCATCCACCAAACCCGACATAGGAGAAAACCAAACACACCAAGCACAAGCTAACTCTCCCAAGCAACGCCCCCAAGAGGAAAACGACGAAGACACCGCCGTCGCCCGCTCCAGAAATCTGGAGCTTAGGTTTTCACCCAGAGAGCCCGAGCCccacgaagaagaagatgagttccacaacgacgcctccaaggagggaacgACGCCCGAAAGCGCCGCCGTCGACGGCACCGGCAAAGTCGGGTCAAGGCTTTCACCCGGAACACACACATCCCTATGAAGGCCTGCAGATCTGATCCACCCAAAAGCGTGGAGATCATTGCAGCCATTCCGGTTGCGCCTTGCACTCTCCAACGCCGACCACCAAGCTTCACCACGCAGCACCCACAGCAGCAGCACCTCAAGTTGCCAATGAGAAGCGAGCGCACAGGACACCACGGCCAAAATACCATGGCTCCCAgccccggggccgccgccccggcttcctCCTCGCGCCACGCCCACCCTGCCCGGTGCCTCCCGAGCCGAACCACCTCCCGCCCGCGCGCCCGACGCGCGCCGCACACAACGCCCGCACCGCGCGAGACAGCCGCCCGCGCGCATCCGCGCCTCCCCTTGACGGCTCCCCTGCTGGAGTGTCAGATCCCGCGCCCCCTCGGACCGCCCGCGCCGGAGCgagcccgccgccgcgccgcgacACCCCTCGGACCGCCGGAGCCGCACCAGCCCGAACCAGAGCCGCGCCCGCGAGCCCGCCCAAGCCCGCCGCGCCCGCGCGCTAGATGCGCTCCGACGTCTCGCAGAGAGATGCCCCGCTGCCACCCTCCCTATAGCCAGACCGGGCTTCGCCGGCAGTCTCCTCAGGCAGCGGCGAGGTGGGGggtggagggaggagggaaggtggCGGCGCCAGAGTGGTTCCCCCCGTGTCGCCAGGGAGAGGCGACGCAGGGGTGGAGGAGATGGGGTAAGCAGTGTGACCACCTGTTCTCAACTTCTCATCATAGGCCTCAGTGGCATAGTTAGGGGGTGGCCAGGGTGGTCCATGATTTTACTATAGCCATATCATAGCAAAAAATAAGTAAAATCTAACATGAACAATTAAATACAAATAAAAGTTCTATTATTGGATCACCCTGGATTATTGAGTTGGCTACGCTAATGATATTAGGCCTTAACAAATGACAAACAAGGAACATAATCTTGGTGCGAACCGTTGGACACCCCACCCAATCATCATTTTAGTTGTGGTTGCTTTTGTGAGGAGTCAAATACCACGGGTGCCTCAACTTGTCCGATGCGGTCACTTTGGTGCTTAAATTTATAAAATACACGAAACTTGTCCTCGGATCTCGTTCTTGAGGCGAAAGCCTAGACCCATCTAGGTCGGGcaatgacgtcgtctcaacggcgTTTCCCTCTTTAGGGCATTGCTTTGAAGATCGGTGATTCTTCCCCGCCCTTCTCTTGGGCTGGACGTGCACGGCTCATGGTTGGCAGGTGCCCAACTGGTGATGCGAGTGGTTGGCGTTGCGACGCGTGTGGCGACGACGATGATGGCATGTGGAGCTGGGCCGCGGCCTGTCCTTCTGATGTCGGCGGTCTGGTTCGCCAACGAGTGTGCCTATGCTTGTTTCTCACTATGGCAGAGAAGTCGGAGCTGCGTGAGGCGAGGCCCCTGTGGCAATGATGACTCCATGAGGGTGGTTTGAGCGGATGGTGCTCTCCGGAGGCTGTGCTGGGCTAGGTCGGTGCGAGGCGTGCAACTTTCTCCAGTGAAGCGTATCAACAAAATCGGAGCTGCCGGTCCTTGACGTCGGCGGTCGATTGTTTGGCTAGGACTGACAAGGTCGCCATGTGTCTTTCGTTCGAAGGGGTCTAGACAGGTCGTCTGCGGCGGAGTCGGAGTCGCTTGCTCGGGGAGAGGTGATGACGATGACAATGCATGCAGCCTGGATGGTGCCCTCTTCTCGACTGTGTGTGTGATCTTGTTGGTGCCAGGTCGGCCGGGGTGCCCTTTCTTATGGGCGTGTTGTAACGGTTTTCGCCCGGATTTTCGCTAATTAACCGGGCACCTCTATTCTACCTTTTTTAATGAATCGGGCCCTAAGGGACcgcgtttcaaatttctttttgtcCGAGCGTTCAAATACAGTGTCTCAGTACGTATACGGGTATATGCACTGCCCACATGGCATGCCAAGGTGGCATCGGCCCACATGTCAATGGGAGTGAGAGGAGTGTGCTGGTTGTTTTACAGAAAACTCCTTGTACTTTATATAATTTTTGCAAAAGCTCCTGAAATTTTATTTAAACACGTCAAACTACATTGATCCGCCTATCAGATCTAGATTTCACATGTCAGCACATGGAATAAAATAGTAATAACAACAAAAGAGCACCCGGCAGGATTCGAACTCATGCGCTAATCACTACGCCTAGAATAGTTGACTGTGCAATATCCTAATACGCTTCTATTTATCAAGCAACCGGGCgaaataataacgagaaataaaaaagaaaaagttgATTCGtggaaaattaaaaaaatattaagAAATTCTCACGTTTGAAAAAAGAACTATTCAACATATTACCTGCCATCAACTTTAAAAAGTGGTAGTGCATTTTGAAAAAatcaacatatttttggaaaattCTCACGTGTATTAAGAAATTGTAAACATGTTTTCAAAAATGTCTGCGTGCATTCAAAAAATTTACAATATCtatttcataaaatgttcaatttctaTTAAAAAATTAGTGTAAAATTATTCTTACTTTTCTACAAACACATTTATAGGATTTATTGTTTCTACACAATGATTTTTAAGACATGTTGAACAATTTTCAAAATACAACGTTGTTGATTTTTTGTAATTATGTATTCTAAAAGTACAATGAAGATACAAAATAATTCTGTGTGCTTGTGGTCCCGAGTGAAGATGCACAACAAATTTTTTTAATATCCGTTGAACTGTTTAAATGAACAtaaatttagaaaaagttcatggtTAAATCTTTGACCTAAAATAACAAAAATAGAACATTTTAAATAGACAGTAATCACATATTGATAATTATTGTATTTTAATATTATAATATTTTATATAATAAAAACCAAACAGTAACTTAAAAAACAGAATAGAGATTGCAGAGCCATAGATAGACTTTCCTGCTAACAACTGTACACAAAGTACTATTAGTTTTGATGGCCAGCGTGCGTACTAGCTATTTAACCTGGATGTCCTAGGGTAGAAACCAATTCAATAATGCAGTTTTTTTCCTGTTATTAGCATATAAACAACAAGGGCTTATTTGTGACTTTAATTAAATCTTAgggtattttctgcacataaaaactCGTAAGCATTTCACCAGGCATCGCTCGCACCCACTCAATTGTGGGTCAGCCACGAGCTGTCACTCCACGTGGACAGCACATAcgatgacccgatatgtacccgatactctCTGGAACACTTTTGGTgttcgaatactatcgtcctatataatatttacctctcaaacatttcgagactccccttcatgcccgtgatctcatccaggactccgaacaatattcggtcaccaaatcacataactcatataatacaaaaatcgtcatcgaacattaagcgtgcggaccctacgggttcgagaactatgtagacatgaccgagacacctctccggtccataaccaatagcggaacctggatgctcatattggctcctacatattctacgaagatttttatcggtcgaaccgttatgacaacacacgttattccctttgtcatcggtatgttacttgcccgagatttgatcgttggtatcttcatacctagttcaatctcattactggcaagtctctttactcgttccgtaataaatcatcccgcaactgactcattagtcactttgcttgcaaggcttcttatgatgtgcattaccgagagggcccaaagatacctctccgatactcggagtgacaaattctaatctcgatctatgccaacccaacaaacaccttcggagatacctatagagcatctttataaacaccccgttacgttgtgacatttgatagcacacaaggcattccttcggtatccgggagttgcataatcttatagtcgaaggaatttatatttgacatgaagaaagcaatagcaataaaactgaacgatcaacatgctaagctaacggatgggtcttgtccatcacatcattctcataatgatgtgaccccgttcatcaaatgacaacacatgtctatggttagaaaacttaaccatctttgattaacgagctagtctagtagaggcttactagggatacaTTGTTTTGTatatgtatccacacatatatcaagtttccggttaatacaattctagcatgaataataaacatttatcatgatataaggaaatataaaataacaactttattattgcctctagggcatacttctttcagtctcctacttgcactagagtcaataatctagttcacatcgccatgtgatttaaaaccaatagttcacatctttatgtgattaacatccatagttcacatcgccatgtgaccaacacccaaagggtttactagagtcaataatctagttcagatcgctatgtgattaatacccaaagagtactaaggtgtgatcatgttttgcttgtgagagaaatttagtcaacggggctgtcacattcagatccatatgtatttcacaaatttctatgtctataatgctctgcatggagatactttagctaattgctcccactttcaatacgtatctagattgagacgcagagtcatctggatcggcgtAAAAGCTTGAATTGAtgtaactctttatcacctccataaccaaaaaatatttccttagtcctcataggtaactaaggataactttgaccgttgtccagtgatccactcctggatcattatcgtaccccttgccaaactcatggcaaggtacacaattggTCTAGTACACaatatagcatactttatagaactatGGTcttaggcatagggaatgactttcattctctttctattttctgccgtggtcgggttttttgagtcttactcaacttcacaccttgcaacacaggaaataactctttctttgactgatccattttgaactttcttcaaaactttgtcaaggtatgtgttttgtgaaagttctattaagcgtcttgatctatctctatagatcttgatgcctaatatataaacagcttcaccgaggtatttcattgaaaaacttttattcaagtatccttttatgctatccagaaattctacatcatttccaatcaacaatatgtcatccacatataatattagaaatgctacagagctcccactcactttcttgtaaatacaggcttctccgaaagtctatataaaaccatatgctttgatcacctcatcaaagcatatattccaactcctagatgcttgcaccagtctatagatggatcgctggagtttgcacactttgttagcacctttaggattgacaaaaccttctggttgcatcatatacaactcttctttaagaaatccattaaggaatgcagttttgacatccatttgccagatttcataaaatgcggcaattgctaacattattcggacagacttaagcatcactacgagtgagaaaatctcatcatattcaacaccttgaacttgtcaaaaaacctttttgcgaaaagtcgagctttgtagatagtaacactaccaccagtgtccgtcttcctcttgaagatccatttattctcaatggcttgccgatcgttgggcaagtccaccaaagtccacactttgttctcatacatggattctatctcatatttcatggcctcaagccatctgtcggaatctgggctcatcacaacttcttcatagttcgtaggttcgtcatggtctagtaacatgacttccagaacaggattaccgtaccactctggtgcggaacgttctctggttgacctacgaggttcgatagtaacttgttctgaagtttcatgataatcatcattagcttcatctCTAGTtgttgtaggcatcacgggaacggttttctatgatgagctactttccaatttgagagaaggtacaattacctcatcaaattctactttcctcccactcacttctttcaagagaaactccttctctagaaaggatacattcttagcaacaaagattttgccttcagatctatggtagaaggtgtacccaacagtttcttttgggtatcctatgaaaacgcacttctccgatttgggttcgagcttatcaggatgaagctttttcacataagcatcgcaacctcaaactttaagaaacgacaacttaggtttcttgccaaatcac
It contains:
- the LOC119336013 gene encoding peroxidase 45-like; translated protein: MANLGWLASLAAAVVVVALRSPFATAQLRPGYYASICPNLETIVRNSVRQSMAQSQISAGATLRLFFHDCAVRGCDASVMIVNSNGDDEWGSPDDQSLKPQGFQTVLDAKAAVDKDPQCRYKVSCADILALAARESVVQSGGPYYQVELGRYDGKVSTKSSVVLPHVDFNLDKLNGFFSGLGLSQTDMIALSGGHTMGAADCSFFQSRIGTDPTMDSGFAAQLRGTCTSSQSSAFLDPTPLGFDNSYYKNLQGGRGLLGSDQVLYTDPRSRGTVNYYASNQGTFFYDFTVAMTKLGRVGVKTAADGEIRRDCRYTN